The sequence GCACCTGGCCCGCACCCTGCCCGCGGCGGCGCTGCCCGACGCGTATGTGACGCTCGACGCGATGCCGCTGACTCCCCACGGCAAACTCGACCGGGCCGCCCTGCCCGAGCCCCCGCGCGCCCGGTCCGCGCCCGCCGGACCGGCCCCGGCGGACGGCGAGGACGTCGCGGGCATCACCGCCACCGTCCTGGCCATCTGGCGCGATGTGCTGGACCTCGACGACCTCGGCCCCGACGAGGACCTGTTCGACCTCGGCGGCCACTCCCTGACGATCACCGCCATCGCGGGCCGCATCCGCACGGAGTACGGGGTCTCCGTCCCCTTCGACGTCTTCTTCGACAGCCCCACCGTCCACGGCATCGCCGCCCGCGTCGCCGCACTCATCGAGGAGAACCAGTGAACGCACCCGCCCTCCGCTACCTGGTGGCGGTCAACGACGAGGAACAGCACGCCCTGTGGCCGGCGGACACGCCCCTGCCCGCCGGCTGGTGGCCCGAGGGCTTCAGCGGTACGGAGGAGGAGTGCATGGCCCATGTCGACCAGGTGTGGCCCGACATCAGGCCCCTCAGCCTGCGCCGCCGGCTGGCCGGGAAGGAAGAGAGTTGAGCACCGCGCAGGACCCGGCCATCGAGGCGCGCGCACGGCTGGC is a genomic window of Streptomyces sp. NBC_00708 containing:
- a CDS encoding MbtH family NRPS accessory protein; translation: MNAPALRYLVAVNDEEQHALWPADTPLPAGWWPEGFSGTEEECMAHVDQVWPDIRPLSLRRRLAGKEES